GCTTCAGGAGTAACCATTCAATAATTATATTTTTATTAAAAAAATGCTCTATGCTGCAACGGCATGGGGCATTTTTTATGTCTAAGGTTCGAATGTTAGTTTAAAAATCATTATTTTACTACTTTCGCCTTTCCAATAGGTATGCTACAAAAGTTAAACATTAAAAATTACGCTATTATTAAACAAGTTGATATAGAGTTTCATAAAAACTTTAATATTATAACGGGTGAAACAGGTGCCGGTAAATCAATATTGATGGGCGCTTTGGGCTTAATTTTAGGCGATAGGGCAGATGCAAAATCTATTATGACCGATGAAGATAAATGTGTAATTGAGGCACAATATTTCATCAAATCGTACAAGCTAAAGCCTTATTTTAGTGCTAATGAATTAGATTATGACGATGTATGTATAGTAAGACGCGAAATTACCAGCAACGGTAAATCAAGAGCATTTATTAATGATACACCGGTAACTTTAAATCAGTTAAAAGATTTAGGCAGTTTATTAATTGATATAGTTAGCCAGCATGAAACATTGGCTTTAAACGATAATGCATTCCAATTATCGGTAATAGATGCCATTGCCGATCATGAAGACGTTTTAAACAATTATAAAAATAACTTTCAGCAGTATAAAAAAGCAGAAAAGTATTTGGCTGAATTGATGGAGCGTGAAGCAAAATCAAAACAAGATGAAGACTATTTCCAGTTTATTCTAAACGAATTGGTGGAAGCCAATTTACAGGAAAATGAACAACAGGAATTAGAATTACAGCTAAGCATATTAAGCAATGCAGAGCAAATAAAAGAAGCTACTTATAACGCTTATGCAGGTTTAGATGTAGCAGAGCAAAATATAATAGACCAATTACGCGCTATTAAAAATACCATTACGCCCGTTGCTAAACACAATATCTTAATAGTTGATTTGGCACAAAGAGTTGAACAAAGTATAGTAGAGTTAAAAGACATAGCTGCGGAGTTAGATGGCATTTCAGAAAAAACCAATGCAGACCCCAAAGAACTAGAACGTGTAGAAGAAAGATTACAGTTGTTATTTGCTTTGCAAAAAAAACACCGTGTAGCAAACAATGCAGAATTGTTGGCATTGCAACAAAAACTGGAAAATGATTTATTGCAAATAGGTTCATTACAACACGAAATTGAAATAAAACAAACAGAATTAACGTTACTCAAAAACAGTTTAACAAATAGTGCACAAACCATTAGTAGCAAGCGAGCCAGTGTTAAAACACAAGTGGAGCAAAAAGTAAAACTATTATTGGCACAGGTGGCTATGCCCGATGCGTCATTGCAAATAAACCAAACCGTATTGGCTACCGAGCAAATGAACATAAACGGAATAGATAAAATAGAGTTTATGTTTTCGGCCAATAAAGGTTCCGCATTTCAACCCATTAGCAAAGTAGCCAGTGGGGGAGAGCTGAGCCGTTTAATGTTATGTATTAAATCGCTCATTAGCGAAAAAGTAAGTTTACCAAGTATTGTTTTCGATGAGATAGATACAGGTATTAGCGGGGAAGCGGCATTAAAAGTATCGCAGGTATTACAAAAACATGCAAGTAAGCACCAAATAATAGCCATTACCCATTTACCACAAATTGCAGCCAAAGCTGATGCGCATTTTAATGTTTACAAACAAAACATAGGCAATAAAACAGTATCAAATATTAAATTGCTGAATAAAAGTGAACAAATTAATGAGATAGCAGTGATGCTAAGTGGTAATAATCCAACCGACCAGGTAGTATTAGCAGCCAAAGAATTAATGATGAGTAACTAAAATTTGCATGAAAGTAATTTTTAATAAATATAATCAATCCATTATGCTGTTTTTTTTATGGCTTTGGACTGTTGGTTTATTTACCGTAGATAAATTCAGAGTGCTTTCCAGTATATCCATGATTGGGTTTTCAGCCATTGGTTTGTTATCAGCACCACCTAAATATTGGTTTAAAAACTATTATAACAACAAATCATTTTTTGCATTAGGCATTAGTTTTTTTATACTATTTCCATCCTATTTATACTCTACCAATACCGATTACTTGTGTAAAAAAGTATTACTACTCCTGCCTTATTTTGTATTGCCCTTTACCTATGTACAAATTAAACCATTCAATAAAGACCATATACAAATTATCATCAATACCTTTTGTATAGGTGTAATTATAACTGCCGTACAGGCATTAATTTACTACTATAACAATGCCAGCGAGGTCAATCAGGCTTATTTAGAAAGCAGGGTAATGCCAACCGCAGTAGCACATCATCCAACATTTAGTTTAATGTGTGCTTTAGCCATTTATTTTTTATACTATAATTTTAAAAATGCTGAAACACTCAAATACCAAATTATCAATGCCGTAGGAGCTGTTTTATTAGTTGTATTTATTCATATATTTTCGGTAAGAGCAGGCTTACTAGCGTTCTATCTGCTAATGCTTTTAGCTATTTACGAACAAGTAATCATATACAAAAAGATAAAATTAGTAGTGGCTATGGTAGTGGTATGCTTAACCGTGGCAGGTTTAACCTTCGCGTTTTCACCTACCATTCGCAACAAAATAGCCAATACACAAAACGACATAGACAACTACCAAAGCGGTAAAAGTGTAAACAACCAATCATTGGGAAGCAGAATTATTTCCTACAAAAATGCCATTGAAATAGCCTCCAATACCTCCGTATTATTTGGTTGTGGGTTAGGCGATATTGAAGACCTCAATAACCAATTGTTTGCCACCAAATATCCCGAAGTAAGTAAAAGAATCATACCACATAATCAGTTCCTTTTTTATTATGCAGCCATTGGTTTATTAGGCGTATTCATATTTATACTAGCCTTTTATTTTCCATTGTATAAAAATTTCAGCAACCTGTACTTAGTAGCACAATACATAGTTGTTACCGTAGCGTTTTTAATTGAAGCCTTTCTAACCACCCAATTAGGTGTATCATTTTCACTGTTATTCCTGCTGTTGTTTATCAATAATAAGCAAGCAAGCTTATAGAATAATAGCCCTGTGCTAATTGCTTCGGTTAATATAAGCCATTAAGTCGCCACTTATTCTCATCAACTCTATTTCCGCCAGTTTTGCATCGTAGGTAGCACTTAAATAGCGGTTATTACTTAATAATAAATTTTGTTGTGCATCCC
This DNA window, taken from Bacteroidota bacterium, encodes the following:
- the recN gene encoding DNA repair protein RecN; amino-acid sequence: MLQKLNIKNYAIIKQVDIEFHKNFNIITGETGAGKSILMGALGLILGDRADAKSIMTDEDKCVIEAQYFIKSYKLKPYFSANELDYDDVCIVRREITSNGKSRAFINDTPVTLNQLKDLGSLLIDIVSQHETLALNDNAFQLSVIDAIADHEDVLNNYKNNFQQYKKAEKYLAELMEREAKSKQDEDYFQFILNELVEANLQENEQQELELQLSILSNAEQIKEATYNAYAGLDVAEQNIIDQLRAIKNTITPVAKHNILIVDLAQRVEQSIVELKDIAAELDGISEKTNADPKELERVEERLQLLFALQKKHRVANNAELLALQQKLENDLLQIGSLQHEIEIKQTELTLLKNSLTNSAQTISSKRASVKTQVEQKVKLLLAQVAMPDASLQINQTVLATEQMNINGIDKIEFMFSANKGSAFQPISKVASGGELSRLMLCIKSLISEKVSLPSIVFDEIDTGISGEAALKVSQVLQKHASKHQIIAITHLPQIAAKADAHFNVYKQNIGNKTVSNIKLLNKSEQINEIAVMLSGNNPTDQVVLAAKELMMSN
- a CDS encoding O-antigen ligase family protein, encoding MKVIFNKYNQSIMLFFLWLWTVGLFTVDKFRVLSSISMIGFSAIGLLSAPPKYWFKNYYNNKSFFALGISFFILFPSYLYSTNTDYLCKKVLLLLPYFVLPFTYVQIKPFNKDHIQIIINTFCIGVIITAVQALIYYYNNASEVNQAYLESRVMPTAVAHHPTFSLMCALAIYFLYYNFKNAETLKYQIINAVGAVLLVVFIHIFSVRAGLLAFYLLMLLAIYEQVIIYKKIKLVVAMVVVCLTVAGLTFAFSPTIRNKIANTQNDIDNYQSGKSVNNQSLGSRIISYKNAIEIASNTSVLFGCGLGDIEDLNNQLFATKYPEVSKRIIPHNQFLFYYAAIGLLGVFIFILAFYFPLYKNFSNLYLVAQYIVVTVAFLIEAFLTTQLGVSFSLLFLLLFINNKQASL